The Gemmatimonadaceae bacterium genome window below encodes:
- a CDS encoding VOC family protein, producing MPPSKTNGKVCYIEIPSLDIDRSVKFYQAVFGWDVRTRGDGKRAFDDSVGGVSGAWVKGRPAMREVGLLVYIMVDSVASTVETVIENGGEIVQPVGADAPEITARFRDPGGNIIGLYQEPSR from the coding sequence ATGCCTCCGTCGAAAACCAATGGCAAGGTGTGCTATATCGAGATCCCGTCACTCGATATCGACCGATCGGTGAAGTTCTATCAAGCGGTCTTTGGGTGGGATGTGAGAACGCGCGGTGATGGCAAGCGCGCCTTCGACGATTCCGTCGGCGGTGTGAGCGGCGCGTGGGTGAAAGGTCGGCCGGCGATGCGTGAGGTCGGATTGCTCGTGTACATCATGGTCGACAGCGTAGCCTCCACGGTCGAGACGGTGATCGAGAATGGTGGCGAGATCGTGCAGCCAGTCGGCGCCGACGCGCCGGAGATCACGGCGCGGTTTCGTGATCCCGGCGGGAACATCATCGGCTTGTATCAGGAGCCCTCGCGCTGA